A single Rhopalosiphum padi isolate XX-2018 chromosome 4, ASM2088224v1, whole genome shotgun sequence DNA region contains:
- the LOC132930318 gene encoding regulating synaptic membrane exocytosis protein 2 isoform X10, which produces MTAVPAHGTTHIAPSLCRVVALLSAVCWCWVLRMAAEMPDLSHLTPEEREIIESVVHRQKQEEQKEQEIMRRKQEEVILLEEKIRQRSEQQKKAGVELDATCHICLKTKFADGVGHLCNYCGIRCCARCGGKVTLRSSKVIWVCILCRKKQELLSKSGEWINHGMAAAGSDPSRRSEVSSPCMMSDKRPKLERAHSAVEKENVPLLQRSNSLLRRQYSQQEPSSRKEQEHELTDEYYRTGHDDYYRGGQLEGVSHRTGTGNQSSRSSHHQPPLHQFGPAAVDCKQSLMGGRGGPGAVPVRKHKRPGNTMPPDRLHQQQHQQHQHQHQRISFSSSEEEELRSTSECTSCDEHESEKGDAESNAGEDQTYKHSMTLSSQPMSWQRSPDNKFLIGHMVLNKSVWETPISPSSSAAAMLGLKITGGKFLSATGRRCAIIDRVRKGSTADMEGNLKPGDEVLEWNGCLLQGKTQKEVSDIISESKHLPQIELKVSRSILPRRASYGTPTKAKTSSMGLYDLRKDKPYVMVTSPGSPEHLASNPARVLRASKSVSGPNSLHVGGKIQVKLGFDPQSLKLVVTIMAASSLVPRSDGSPRSAYAKVCLLPDTSEKSKRRTKTIMNSTDPKWNQNFSFTTMRRSDLKFKVLQISLWDYDNNPTNQFLGEVLIELGIKKLENLAEWYPLTAHQEITGEGGVSIGDYDMEYSGEHLSPPSTLSRQSDSDASDVDDCCSGRRVGADGASISSLGSSISPPPDYDHLDRRKSRRDMSPLQKSYVYGTTIEKKYGYEVSLKQQSVPIRPTTSVSHRSRSAAPTDSPSQHSRSRSKSPTMLSDRRSLSPPDYRYPGGVQSYRQGPSRFLARSATATPTSTPKKRQLPQIPGTMPSSLDERIPYYFDDQTSSVRRRTRQMQPRRIQSRTGGLGRLHHYGGLSDSDIPMQQLRSLTPPHVRGSMMSRGETGDTCDIDDSDSVISSALSTQSEQPRSTIFCDYGASHSRSGSQQSPVMAPTTDSKRAQFSRSLSNADVQTDNITDSGSSGKRRGDSSSLTESAGKSSASGTNSSTSGMGKKSASASQLSATGRKRRLGFGSKGKSSFTVHRSEEVLPGASRPLVKQPSSVSSDGEASQDGERLIIAGQSTEGEVTTFIGKLGPGQKVSRQILGTPYRGDVKIGFNFFVNFMEVTVFEAKDLINVKETKTKLPDTYVKVYLVKGKKCVEKHRTKTIKESLQPKYMEMLKFKSSPAGCLIQVSVWGDYGREKGRKVFMGVAVIYMDSITTSPGSSLTEWYRLFGSSSL; this is translated from the exons ATGACCGCCGTACCGGCGCACGGGACGACGCACATAGCACCGTCGTTGTGCCGGGTGGTGGCGCTTCTTAGTGCCGTGTGCTGGTGTTGGGTACTGAGAATGGCCGCCGAGATGCCGGACCTGTCGCACCTGACGCCCGAGGAACGGGAGATCATCGAGTCCGTAGTGCACAGGCAGAAACAGGAGGAACAAAAGGAACAGGAAATCATGAG GCGAAAGCAAGAAGAAGTAATTTTATTGGAAGAGAAAATTCGGCAACGTAGTGAACAACAAAAAAAGGCAGGCGTCGAGTTGGACGCAACTTGTCATATATGCCTGAAGACCAAATTTGCCGACGGTGTCGGACACCTGTGCAACTATTGCGGTATCAGATGTTGTGCCAGGTGTGGAGGCAAGGTTACCCTGCGTTCGAGCAAA GTGATATGGGTGTGCATATTGTGTCGGAAAAAACAAGAGCTTCTCAGTAAGTCTGGGGAATGGATCAACCACGGTATGGCGGCCGCGGGCAGCGACCCGTCCCGGCGGTCTGAGGTGTCATCGCCTTGTATGATGTCGGATAAGAGGCCCAAGCTCGAGAGGGCACACAGTGCAGTAGAGAAAGAGAATGTGCCACTGTTGCAGCGGTCCAATAGCCTCCTGCGGCGCCAATACTCCCAACAGGAGCCGTCCAGCCGGAAGGAGCAGGAACATGAACTGACCGACGAGTACTATCGCACA GGTCACGACGATTACTACCGTGGCGGTCAGCTGGAAGGTGTTTCGCACAGGACCGGAACCGGCAACCAGTCGTCCAGGTCTTCACACCACCAGCCCCCGCTGCACCAGTTCGGTCCGGCCGCGGTGGACTGTAAACAGTCGCTTATGGGGGGCCGTGGCGGTCCCGGTGCCGTGCCAGTGCGCAAGCACAAAAGGCCCGGGAACACGATGCCCCCCGATCGGCTACATCAGCAGCAGCATCAACAGCACCAGCACCAGCACCAACGCATCAGTTTTTCCAGTTCTGAGGAGGAGGAGTTGAGATCCACGTCCGAGTGCACTAGCTGCGATGAGCACGAAAGCGAAAAAG GTGACGCAGAGAGTAATGCGGGAGAAGACCAGACTTATAAACATTCAATGACATTATCATCG CAACCGATGTCGTGGCAACGGAGCCCCGATAACAAGTTCTTGATAGGTCACATGGTGCTTAACAAGTCTGTTTGGGAGACCCCGATCAGCCCGTCTTCCAGCGCGGCCGCCATGTTGGGCCTGAAAATCACCGGCGGCAAATTCCTATCGGCCACCGGAAGGAGATGTGCGATTATCGATCGCGTCCGGAAAGGCAGTACAGCTGACATGGAGGGAAATTTGAAACCGG GAGACGAGGTGTTGGAATGGAATGGTTGTTTATTGCAAGGAAAAACACAAAAAGAAGTCTCGGATATTATTTCAGAATCAAAACATTTGCCTCAAATCGAGCTCAAAGTGTCCAGGTCAATACTTCCGAGAAGAGCAAGTTATGGCACTCCAACTaaag CTAAAACGAGTTCAATGG gCTTATATGATTTGCGTAAAGATAAACCTTATGTAATGGTGACTTCGCCGGGTAGTCCTGAGCATTTGGCTTCAAATCCAGCCCGGGTCTTAAGGGCTTCCAAAAGTGTTAGTGGACCGAATAGTTTACATGTCGGAGGGAAGATAcag GTCAAATTAGGTTTTGACCCGCAATCATTAAAGTTGGTCGTAACTATAATGGCCGCTTCAAGTCTGGTACCGCGGTCTGATGGTTCACCAAGATCAGCATACGCCAAAGTATGTCTTTTACCGGATACAAGTGAGAAATCCAAACGAAGGACTAAAACGATAATGAATTCCACTGATCCTAAATGGAAtcaaaatttttcatttacaacTATGAGAAGGTCTGATTTGAAGTTTAAAGTTCTTCAAATTTCGTTGTGGGATTATGATAATAACCCTACAAATCAATTTCTTGGAGAGGTACTAATCGAATtgggaataaaaaaattagaaaatttggCTGAATGGTATCCATTAACTGCACATCAAGAAATAAct GGAGAAGGTGGTGTTTCAATAGGTGATTATGATATGGAATACTCAGGAGAACACTTGTCTCCACCATCTACATTATCTCGACAATCAGATTCAGATGCTTCGGATGTTGATGATTGTTGTAGTGGACGACGAGTTGGAGCAGATGGCGCGTCTATAAGTAGCCTTGGTAGTTCTATAAG CCCGCCGCCTGATTATGATCATTTGGATCGGAGAAAAAGTCGTAGGGATATGTCACCACTGCAAAAGTCATATGTGTATGGCactacaattgaaaaaaaatatggatatGAAGTcagtttaaaa caGCAGTCCGTTCCAATTCGACCTACTACAAGTGTTAGTCATAGATCGAGATCTGCTGCACCAACTGATTCTCCTAGTCAACATTCCAGATCACGTTCAAAAAGTCCAACTATGCTCTCCGATAGAAGAAGTTTATCTCCACCAGACTATAGGTATCCCGGAGGTGTTCAAAGCTATAGACAAGGTCCTTCAAGATTCTTAGCTAGGTCAGCAACAGCTACTCCTACATCCACGCCAAAAAAACGTCAACTTCCCCAAATTCCAGGAACTATGCCTTCTTCTTTAGATGAACGAATTCCATAT tattttgaTGACCAAACGTCATCGGTCCGAAGAAGAACGAGACAAATGCAACCTCGAAGAATTCAGAGTAGAACAGGAGGCCTTGGTAGATTACACCATTATGGTGGATTAAGTGATAGTGATATACCTATGCAACAACTTCGGTCTCTGACACCTCCACATGTTAGAGGATCAATGATGTCCAGAGGAGAAACTGGTGATACTTGTGATATTGATGATAGCGATAGTGTTATCAGCAGTGCTTTATCTACGCAATCTGAACAGCCCAGATCAACGATATTTTG TGATTATGGAGCGTCGCACAGTAGATCTGGATCACAACAATCTCCCGTCATGGCACCAACAACCGATAGCAAGAGGGCTCAATTTTCACGGAGCCTATCTAATGCTGATGTACAGACAGATAACATAACCG ATTCTGGTAGTTCAGGAAAACGAAGAGGCGATTCGTCTTCCTTAACAGAAAGTGCCGGTAAAAGCTCAGCTTCTGGGACCAACTCTTCCACTTCTGGTATGGGCAAAAAAAGTGCGTCAGCTTCTCAATTATCAGCAACCG GGCGCAAGCGTAGGTTAGGTTTTGGTTCGAAAGGAAAATCTTCGTTTACGGTGCACAGAAGTGAAGAAGTGCTGCCTGGGGCAAGTCGCCCCCTCGTCAAACAGCCGTCCAGCGTTTCTAGTGACGGTGAAGCATCCCAAGACGGCGAAAGgttaataat CGCCGGCCAGTCCACCGAGGGCGAAGTGACTACGTTTATTGGTAAACTTGGACCAGGACAAAAAGTTAGTCGACAAATATTGGGGACTCCATATCGAGGTGACGTTAAAATCGGATTCAATTTTTTCGTTAACTTTATGGAAGTCACTGTTTTTGAAGCCAAGGATCTAATTAATGTTAAAGAAACGAAAACAAAGCTTccag ataCATATGTTAAAGTATACCTCGTGAAAGGCAAAAAATGTGTGGAAAAACATCgtacaaaaacaattaaagaGAGCTTGCAACCTAAGTACATGGAAATgctcaaatttaaaagttcCCCTGCAGGTTGTTTAATCCAG gTGTCGGTGTGGGGTGATTACGGACGCGAAAAAGGAAGAAAAGTATTTATGGGAGTGGCCGTAATTTATATGGATAGCATCACTACGAGTCCCGGATCGTCATTGACGGAATGGTACAGGCTGTTCGGATCGTCGTCGTTG TGA
- the LOC132930318 gene encoding regulating synaptic membrane exocytosis protein 2 isoform X12, giving the protein MTAVPAHGTTHIAPSLCRVVALLSAVCWCWVLRMAAEMPDLSHLTPEEREIIESVVHRQKQEEQKEQEIMRRKQEEVILLEEKIRQRSEQQKKAGVELDATCHICLKTKFADGVGHLCNYCGIRCCARCGGKVTLRSSKVIWVCILCRKKQELLSKSGEWINHGMAAAGSDPSRRSEVSSPCMMSDKRPKLERAHSAVEKENVPLLQRSNSLLRRQYSQQEPSSRKEQEHELTDEYYRTGHDDYYRGGQLEGVSHRTGTGNQSSRSSHHQPPLHQFGPAAVDCKQSLMGGRGGPGAVPVRKHKRPGNTMPPDRLHQQQHQQHQHQHQRISFSSSEEEELRSTSECTSCDEHESEKGLYDLRKDKPYVMVTSPGSPEHLASNPARVLRASKSVSGPNSLHVGGKIQVKLGFDPQSLKLVVTIMAASSLVPRSDGSPRSAYAKVCLLPDTSEKSKRRTKTIMNSTDPKWNQNFSFTTMRRSDLKFKVLQISLWDYDNNPTNQFLGEVLIELGIKKLENLAEWYPLTAHQEITGEGGVSIGDYDMEYSGEHLSPPSTLSRQSDSDASDVDDCCSGRRVGADGASISSLGSSISPPPDYDHLDRRKSRRDMSPLQKSYVYGTTIEKKYGYEVSLKQQSVPIRPTTSVSHRSRSAAPTDSPSQHSRSRSKSPTMLSDRRSLSPPDYRYPGGVQSYRQGPSRFLARSATATPTSTPKKRQLPQIPGTMPSSLDERIPYYFDDQTSSVRRRTRQMQPRRIQSRTGGLGRLHHYGGLSDSDIPMQQLRSLTPPHVRGSMMSRGETGDTCDIDDSDSVISSALSTQSEQPRSTIFCDYGASHSRSGSQQSPVMAPTTDSKRAQFSRSLSNADVQTDNITDSGSSGKRRGDSSSLTESAGKSSASGTNSSTSGMGKKSASASQLSATGRKRRLGFGSKGKSSFTVHRSEEVLPGASRPLVKQPSSVSSDGEASQDGERLIIAGQSTEGEVTTFIGKLGPGQKVSRQILGTPYRGDVKIGFNFFVNFMEVTVFEAKDLINVKETKTKLPDTYVKVYLVKGKKCVEKHRTKTIKESLQPKYMEMLKFKSSPAGCLIQVSVWGDYGREKGRKVFMGVAVIYMDSITTSPGSSLTEWYRLFGSSSL; this is encoded by the exons ATGACCGCCGTACCGGCGCACGGGACGACGCACATAGCACCGTCGTTGTGCCGGGTGGTGGCGCTTCTTAGTGCCGTGTGCTGGTGTTGGGTACTGAGAATGGCCGCCGAGATGCCGGACCTGTCGCACCTGACGCCCGAGGAACGGGAGATCATCGAGTCCGTAGTGCACAGGCAGAAACAGGAGGAACAAAAGGAACAGGAAATCATGAG GCGAAAGCAAGAAGAAGTAATTTTATTGGAAGAGAAAATTCGGCAACGTAGTGAACAACAAAAAAAGGCAGGCGTCGAGTTGGACGCAACTTGTCATATATGCCTGAAGACCAAATTTGCCGACGGTGTCGGACACCTGTGCAACTATTGCGGTATCAGATGTTGTGCCAGGTGTGGAGGCAAGGTTACCCTGCGTTCGAGCAAA GTGATATGGGTGTGCATATTGTGTCGGAAAAAACAAGAGCTTCTCAGTAAGTCTGGGGAATGGATCAACCACGGTATGGCGGCCGCGGGCAGCGACCCGTCCCGGCGGTCTGAGGTGTCATCGCCTTGTATGATGTCGGATAAGAGGCCCAAGCTCGAGAGGGCACACAGTGCAGTAGAGAAAGAGAATGTGCCACTGTTGCAGCGGTCCAATAGCCTCCTGCGGCGCCAATACTCCCAACAGGAGCCGTCCAGCCGGAAGGAGCAGGAACATGAACTGACCGACGAGTACTATCGCACA GGTCACGACGATTACTACCGTGGCGGTCAGCTGGAAGGTGTTTCGCACAGGACCGGAACCGGCAACCAGTCGTCCAGGTCTTCACACCACCAGCCCCCGCTGCACCAGTTCGGTCCGGCCGCGGTGGACTGTAAACAGTCGCTTATGGGGGGCCGTGGCGGTCCCGGTGCCGTGCCAGTGCGCAAGCACAAAAGGCCCGGGAACACGATGCCCCCCGATCGGCTACATCAGCAGCAGCATCAACAGCACCAGCACCAGCACCAACGCATCAGTTTTTCCAGTTCTGAGGAGGAGGAGTTGAGATCCACGTCCGAGTGCACTAGCTGCGATGAGCACGAAAGCGAAAAAG gCTTATATGATTTGCGTAAAGATAAACCTTATGTAATGGTGACTTCGCCGGGTAGTCCTGAGCATTTGGCTTCAAATCCAGCCCGGGTCTTAAGGGCTTCCAAAAGTGTTAGTGGACCGAATAGTTTACATGTCGGAGGGAAGATAcag GTCAAATTAGGTTTTGACCCGCAATCATTAAAGTTGGTCGTAACTATAATGGCCGCTTCAAGTCTGGTACCGCGGTCTGATGGTTCACCAAGATCAGCATACGCCAAAGTATGTCTTTTACCGGATACAAGTGAGAAATCCAAACGAAGGACTAAAACGATAATGAATTCCACTGATCCTAAATGGAAtcaaaatttttcatttacaacTATGAGAAGGTCTGATTTGAAGTTTAAAGTTCTTCAAATTTCGTTGTGGGATTATGATAATAACCCTACAAATCAATTTCTTGGAGAGGTACTAATCGAATtgggaataaaaaaattagaaaatttggCTGAATGGTATCCATTAACTGCACATCAAGAAATAAct GGAGAAGGTGGTGTTTCAATAGGTGATTATGATATGGAATACTCAGGAGAACACTTGTCTCCACCATCTACATTATCTCGACAATCAGATTCAGATGCTTCGGATGTTGATGATTGTTGTAGTGGACGACGAGTTGGAGCAGATGGCGCGTCTATAAGTAGCCTTGGTAGTTCTATAAG CCCGCCGCCTGATTATGATCATTTGGATCGGAGAAAAAGTCGTAGGGATATGTCACCACTGCAAAAGTCATATGTGTATGGCactacaattgaaaaaaaatatggatatGAAGTcagtttaaaa caGCAGTCCGTTCCAATTCGACCTACTACAAGTGTTAGTCATAGATCGAGATCTGCTGCACCAACTGATTCTCCTAGTCAACATTCCAGATCACGTTCAAAAAGTCCAACTATGCTCTCCGATAGAAGAAGTTTATCTCCACCAGACTATAGGTATCCCGGAGGTGTTCAAAGCTATAGACAAGGTCCTTCAAGATTCTTAGCTAGGTCAGCAACAGCTACTCCTACATCCACGCCAAAAAAACGTCAACTTCCCCAAATTCCAGGAACTATGCCTTCTTCTTTAGATGAACGAATTCCATAT tattttgaTGACCAAACGTCATCGGTCCGAAGAAGAACGAGACAAATGCAACCTCGAAGAATTCAGAGTAGAACAGGAGGCCTTGGTAGATTACACCATTATGGTGGATTAAGTGATAGTGATATACCTATGCAACAACTTCGGTCTCTGACACCTCCACATGTTAGAGGATCAATGATGTCCAGAGGAGAAACTGGTGATACTTGTGATATTGATGATAGCGATAGTGTTATCAGCAGTGCTTTATCTACGCAATCTGAACAGCCCAGATCAACGATATTTTG TGATTATGGAGCGTCGCACAGTAGATCTGGATCACAACAATCTCCCGTCATGGCACCAACAACCGATAGCAAGAGGGCTCAATTTTCACGGAGCCTATCTAATGCTGATGTACAGACAGATAACATAACCG ATTCTGGTAGTTCAGGAAAACGAAGAGGCGATTCGTCTTCCTTAACAGAAAGTGCCGGTAAAAGCTCAGCTTCTGGGACCAACTCTTCCACTTCTGGTATGGGCAAAAAAAGTGCGTCAGCTTCTCAATTATCAGCAACCG GGCGCAAGCGTAGGTTAGGTTTTGGTTCGAAAGGAAAATCTTCGTTTACGGTGCACAGAAGTGAAGAAGTGCTGCCTGGGGCAAGTCGCCCCCTCGTCAAACAGCCGTCCAGCGTTTCTAGTGACGGTGAAGCATCCCAAGACGGCGAAAGgttaataat CGCCGGCCAGTCCACCGAGGGCGAAGTGACTACGTTTATTGGTAAACTTGGACCAGGACAAAAAGTTAGTCGACAAATATTGGGGACTCCATATCGAGGTGACGTTAAAATCGGATTCAATTTTTTCGTTAACTTTATGGAAGTCACTGTTTTTGAAGCCAAGGATCTAATTAATGTTAAAGAAACGAAAACAAAGCTTccag ataCATATGTTAAAGTATACCTCGTGAAAGGCAAAAAATGTGTGGAAAAACATCgtacaaaaacaattaaagaGAGCTTGCAACCTAAGTACATGGAAATgctcaaatttaaaagttcCCCTGCAGGTTGTTTAATCCAG gTGTCGGTGTGGGGTGATTACGGACGCGAAAAAGGAAGAAAAGTATTTATGGGAGTGGCCGTAATTTATATGGATAGCATCACTACGAGTCCCGGATCGTCATTGACGGAATGGTACAGGCTGTTCGGATCGTCGTCGTTG TGA